Proteins encoded in a region of the Diabrotica undecimpunctata isolate CICGRU chromosome 10, icDiaUnde3, whole genome shotgun sequence genome:
- the LOC140451609 gene encoding uncharacterized protein, whose product MRPILSSINAPNINVAQFLTDILSQAYNYKNDFNIVDSFQFSEFINNYQLPREYVLVSFDVVSLFSNLPISSVVTSLRNHWNAIQPHSPVSWEIFSELLKLTFDTNYLIFNDKYYRQIFGTPMGSSISPILVNFVLDDLINESISKLDFQVPFVKRYVDDLILATPPDKILSTLSVFNSVDPHLQFTCELEVDNSIPFLDMRIIRTHSNTLGTTWYRKDMASNRFLNYHSTHPIRYKHNLVQALSFRVHTLTHTRYKRESLD is encoded by the coding sequence ATGCGTCCTATACTATCGTCAATAAACGCTCCTAACATTAATGTAGCCCAATTCCTAACGGACATTCTTTCACAAGCATACAACTATAAGAACGATTTTAACATAGTAGACTCTTTCCAGTTCAGTGAATTCATCAATAATTATCAGTTACCAAGAGAATATGTCTTAGTAAGCTTCGACGTAGTATCACTGTTTTCTAACCTCCCAATCTCCAGCGTCGTCACGTCACTCCGGAACCATTGGAATGCAATCCAACCACACAGTCCAGTATCATGGGAAATATTCTCGGAATTATTAAAACTGACGTTTGACaccaattatctaatatttaatgacaaatattatcgCCAAATCTTTGGAACTCCCATGGGATCGTCCATTTCCCCCATTCTAGTTAATTTCGTACTCGATGACCTTATCAATGAGAGTATCAGTAAGTTAGATTTCCAGGTTCCCTTTGTAAAGCGTTATGTCGACGACTTGATCCTAGCAACACCACCTGATAAGATTTTAAGCACCTTATCAGTCTTCAATAGCGTTGATCCTCACCTGCAATTTACTTGTGAATTGGAGGTTGATAACAGCATACCGTTTTTGGATATGCGAATCATACGCACACATAGTAACACATTGGGCACTACGTGGTACAGGAAAGACATGGCGAGCAACCGGTTCTTAAATTACCACTCTACACACCCAATAAGATACAAACATAACCTTGTACAAGCTCTTAGCTTTAGAGTACATACGTTGACCCATACGCGGTACAAGAGGGAATCTTTGGATTGA